One part of the Spirochaeta lutea genome encodes these proteins:
- the recR gene encoding recombination mediator RecR, with translation MTSLDRLITLFSKLPGIGKKSATRIAYFILKSDAAVAKGLADAMIDLKQTIRPCRVCGNYSEQDICGVCSDRRRDQSVICVVEQPQDVAVLEASHEYNGLYHVLNGVLAPLDGVGPEQLNIAKLVSRVRNGEVAEIILATNPTVEGDTTALYIHTLFKESQVRVSRLALGLPVGGDLEYADKLTLARSLRGRTNF, from the coding sequence ATGACAAGCCTTGATCGGCTGATTACCCTTTTTTCGAAGCTACCCGGGATTGGAAAAAAATCGGCGACCCGGATTGCATATTTCATCCTGAAAAGTGATGCCGCCGTGGCCAAGGGTCTCGCAGATGCTATGATCGACCTGAAGCAGACCATTCGTCCCTGCAGGGTTTGCGGGAATTATTCCGAACAGGATATCTGTGGTGTATGTTCCGATCGTCGCCGGGACCAGTCGGTGATTTGTGTGGTGGAACAGCCCCAGGATGTTGCGGTCTTAGAGGCCAGCCATGAGTACAACGGCTTATACCACGTGCTCAATGGGGTTCTGGCACCCCTGGACGGCGTTGGTCCCGAACAATTGAATATTGCGAAATTAGTTTCGCGGGTCCGAAACGGAGAGGTAGCTGAAATCATCCTCGCCACCAATCCAACCGTGGAGGGTGATACCACGGCTCTGTACATCCACACCTTATTCAAGGAATCTCAGGTACGGGTATCTCGTCTGGCCCTGGGACTTCCGGTCGGGGGTGATTTGGAGTATGCGGATAAGCTCACCTTGGCGCGATCCCTACG
- a CDS encoding YbaB/EbfC family nucleoid-associated protein, translating to MDLFKNLSSIQKTLQESQEKLGTIRVVGTAGGDMVAVELSGTMELTGIKISPEAVDPEDVDMLQDLIVAAFRDANAKLKERLQQEAGSLGNDFPFLKGMV from the coding sequence ATGGATCTCTTTAAAAACCTATCATCCATACAAAAAACTCTTCAGGAGAGCCAGGAAAAATTAGGAACCATCCGCGTTGTTGGCACAGCCGGGGGAGATATGGTTGCAGTGGAACTCAGCGGAACCATGGAGTTGACCGGAATTAAGATCAGCCCCGAGGCTGTAGATCCGGAAGATGTGGATATGCTGCAGGACCTCATTGTAGCCGCATTCCGGGATGCAAATGCAAAATTGAAGGAACGCCTGCAACAAGAGGCAGGCTCTCTCGGTAACGATTTCCCATTTCTGAAAGGAATGGTATGA
- the dnaX gene encoding DNA polymerase III subunit gamma/tau has product MAYEVTASRKRPKTFDHLVGQEFVVATLKNSLVSGRIAHAYLFSGPRGVGKTSAARILARALNCPGGPSAEACLDYPGGEEISRGTAIDVIEIDGASNTSVNDVRAIKDEVLFPPQSSRYKIYIIDEVHMLSNSAFNALLKTIEEPPPYIVFIFATTEIHKVPATIRSRCQQFSFRLIPLEQIRTLLAEACDEMNIEAESEALTWIAKEATGSLRDAYTLFDQVISFSEGRISMEKIREKLGLIGLDRVNEFAEVLVQGNGHEALEQLDKILSAGISIEQFITDLSEYFRSVLFLKHGITREHLLGASPGRFSNLVQDGLSAVQLERLLELLLQTYRNIRYSLNPRFDIEVFVSKACGITRYLTLEDALRELAELKTGIAGDASHLKASGNTTEEPKHLRQPTVPSSPQSAKKQDYSNQGARGDVSGSEPPQSPGSTQVGAGTQGGSDTRSGAGTQDGSGTREGGHPGTESQPESPKDVQTRQEITPMNSGGTDGRSTSPAADNPDVISESHQREVIEAVKHDNATLAITLGTALEWRLDGDTLVLTFDKPYNAKVINQEASTLGAYIERLLMPGLKLKALVKQTSSREGTGLDPNVQRVQEVFRGQIIDESEVRSESDGSL; this is encoded by the coding sequence ATGGCATACGAAGTTACCGCCAGTAGAAAAAGACCAAAGACGTTTGACCACTTGGTAGGGCAGGAGTTTGTTGTCGCAACCCTCAAGAACTCTCTTGTGTCTGGCCGGATTGCGCATGCCTATCTTTTTTCCGGACCCCGGGGGGTCGGGAAGACCAGCGCCGCCCGGATTCTTGCCCGGGCATTAAACTGCCCCGGCGGACCAAGCGCCGAGGCTTGTTTGGATTATCCTGGGGGAGAAGAGATCTCCCGAGGTACGGCCATCGATGTAATCGAGATTGACGGGGCGAGTAATACATCGGTAAATGACGTCCGAGCGATCAAGGACGAGGTATTGTTTCCGCCCCAAAGCTCTCGATATAAGATCTATATAATTGACGAGGTTCACATGCTCTCAAACTCGGCATTTAATGCCTTGTTGAAGACCATCGAAGAGCCTCCTCCCTACATAGTATTTATCTTCGCCACAACAGAAATTCATAAGGTTCCGGCAACGATTCGCAGTCGATGTCAGCAATTCAGTTTTCGGCTCATTCCCCTCGAGCAAATACGGACTCTTCTGGCAGAGGCCTGCGACGAAATGAACATCGAGGCTGAATCAGAGGCCCTTACCTGGATAGCTAAGGAAGCAACCGGATCTCTTCGGGATGCATACACCCTTTTTGACCAGGTAATTAGTTTTTCAGAGGGCAGGATTTCCATGGAGAAGATCCGGGAAAAACTTGGCTTAATCGGATTGGATCGGGTAAATGAGTTCGCCGAGGTGCTTGTGCAGGGTAACGGACATGAGGCCCTCGAACAGCTGGATAAAATTCTGTCAGCTGGGATTTCTATTGAGCAGTTTATTACCGATCTAAGTGAATACTTCCGGAGTGTATTATTTCTAAAACATGGAATAACCCGAGAGCATCTTCTTGGCGCATCCCCTGGCCGGTTTTCGAATCTCGTACAGGATGGGCTTTCGGCGGTCCAGCTTGAACGGTTACTGGAGCTGCTGCTCCAGACCTACCGGAATATTCGCTACAGTTTGAATCCTCGGTTCGATATTGAGGTTTTTGTAAGCAAAGCATGCGGGATAACCCGGTACCTAACCCTGGAGGATGCCCTGCGTGAGCTTGCCGAGCTAAAAACAGGGATCGCCGGAGATGCCTCTCACCTCAAGGCATCTGGCAACACCACCGAAGAACCAAAACATCTCCGCCAGCCCACCGTTCCCTCCTCACCACAATCCGCAAAGAAGCAGGATTATTCAAATCAGGGGGCAAGGGGCGATGTATCCGGATCTGAACCTCCCCAGTCACCTGGTTCGACCCAGGTCGGTGCTGGCACACAAGGCGGTTCTGACACCCGGAGCGGTGCTGGCACACAAGACGGCTCTGGCACCCGGGAGGGAGGTCACCCCGGGACCGAATCCCAACCGGAATCCCCGAAAGATGTACAAACCCGTCAGGAGATTACCCCGATGAACTCTGGGGGGACCGATGGACGGAGCACTAGCCCTGCCGCGGACAACCCGGATGTGATCAGTGAAAGCCATCAGCGGGAGGTAATAGAAGCGGTGAAGCATGATAATGCCACCCTGGCTATTACCCTGGGAACTGCCCTGGAGTGGCGTCTGGATGGGGATACCTTGGTTCTGACCTTCGATAAGCCGTATAATGCAAAGGTGATTAACCAAGAGGCCTCGACCCTCGGCGCCTACATCGAGCGCTTGTTGATGCCCGGGTTAAAGCTGAAGGCCCTGGTTAAGCAGACATCTAGCCGAGAGGGCACAGGGCTGGACCCGAACGTACAGAGGGTTCAGGAAGTATTTCGGGGACAAATTATAGACGAGAGTGAGGTACGCAGTGAATCCGATGGATCTCTTTAA
- a CDS encoding ParB/RepB/Spo0J family partition protein, translated as MAKRGLGRGIDSLIQVTRDEPVSGQESGTQAVDGADVSGSRVASLPIESLVANPDQPRKEFNEDHLKELAESITQNGIIQPILVEPYGEAYRIIAGERRYRAAGIAGLEQVPAIIRTFSEEEKYEIALIENIQREDLTAIEEARAFKNLIDRFELSQEELARKLGKNRSTIANALRLLKLPDDIQESLNDGMMSAGHARALLSITQGDEAQIQMFRTILDHGLSVRDAEALAKVINQGVNPAHALTSLRNNGQPNEDGIVQESPEPEIDLMALTQGARFVKKEDPSSDTRRKNPELWDMEEHLIRHLGTKVQLKGSNTQGKIEISYYSQDDLERVFALISGVSE; from the coding sequence GTGGCTAAACGTGGATTAGGAAGGGGAATCGATTCGTTGATTCAGGTAACTCGGGATGAGCCGGTCTCGGGGCAGGAGTCTGGAACCCAGGCGGTGGATGGGGCGGATGTGTCCGGCTCCAGGGTAGCGTCCCTGCCGATTGAATCGCTGGTTGCGAATCCCGATCAGCCTCGAAAAGAGTTCAATGAGGATCATCTGAAGGAACTCGCCGAATCAATTACGCAAAACGGAATTATACAACCGATTTTAGTTGAGCCCTACGGAGAGGCGTATCGGATAATAGCGGGAGAGCGGCGCTACCGCGCTGCAGGTATTGCTGGTCTGGAGCAGGTACCGGCGATTATTCGTACCTTTAGTGAAGAAGAAAAGTATGAGATTGCGCTGATAGAGAATATCCAGCGGGAGGATTTAACAGCCATCGAAGAAGCCCGGGCATTCAAAAACTTGATTGACCGGTTTGAATTGAGTCAGGAGGAATTGGCGCGTAAATTAGGCAAAAACCGCTCTACCATCGCCAACGCCCTCCGGTTACTGAAATTGCCTGATGATATTCAGGAATCATTGAACGATGGAATGATGTCAGCAGGGCATGCCCGGGCACTACTTTCCATTACCCAGGGGGACGAGGCTCAAATCCAGATGTTTAGGACGATTCTGGATCATGGATTATCTGTGCGGGATGCCGAAGCTCTTGCCAAGGTTATTAACCAAGGGGTGAATCCCGCCCATGCGTTAACATCTCTCCGAAATAACGGGCAACCGAATGAGGACGGGATAGTACAAGAAAGTCCGGAGCCGGAAATTGATCTCATGGCCTTAACCCAAGGTGCCCGGTTCGTAAAAAAGGAAGATCCCTCGTCGGATACTCGGCGAAAGAATCCCGAGCTCTGGGATATGGAAGAGCATCTTATCCGTCACCTGGGAACCAAGGTTCAGCTCAAGGGTTCAAATACCCAGGGAAAAATAGAAATCAGCTACTACAGCCAGGATGATTTAGAACGCGTTTTTGCCCTGATATCCGGCGTCTCAGAGTAG
- a CDS encoding ParA family protein — protein sequence MGTTIVFANQKGGVGKTTSAANLGAYLAELGKKVLLIDFDPQGNLSSSVGADRDGMGIYELITGQAETTQVVQSTKGENLFVIPASIDLTGATVELVGEKNRELFLKRALEPLVADYDYLFIDCPPSLGILTLNGLTAADAVYIPLQTEYFALEGLTQLIESIKLVQKSSNPRLVLGGIFFTMYDSRTRLAQDVVQEVVQYFGKKVFKTIIPRNIRLSEAPSHGLPINQYDPGCSGAKSYRLFAQEVLSRG from the coding sequence ATGGGAACTACAATTGTATTTGCAAACCAAAAGGGTGGGGTTGGAAAGACCACATCTGCGGCTAACTTAGGCGCCTACCTGGCTGAACTCGGTAAGAAAGTACTGCTGATCGACTTTGATCCCCAGGGTAATTTGTCCTCTAGCGTCGGGGCGGACCGGGATGGCATGGGTATTTATGAACTCATTACCGGACAGGCAGAAACAACCCAGGTTGTTCAGTCCACAAAGGGTGAGAACCTCTTTGTTATTCCTGCCAGTATCGATTTGACCGGGGCAACGGTTGAGTTGGTGGGGGAAAAGAACCGGGAACTGTTTTTAAAGCGGGCCTTGGAGCCCTTGGTGGCGGATTATGATTATCTGTTTATTGATTGCCCGCCCTCCCTGGGAATCTTAACCTTGAACGGGCTTACCGCTGCAGATGCAGTCTATATTCCCCTGCAGACCGAGTATTTCGCCTTGGAAGGGCTTACCCAGTTGATCGAAAGCATTAAGTTGGTTCAGAAAAGCTCCAACCCTCGGTTGGTTTTGGGGGGGATCTTTTTTACCATGTATGATTCTCGTACTCGGTTGGCCCAGGATGTAGTCCAAGAAGTTGTTCAGTATTTCGGGAAAAAGGTGTTTAAAACCATTATTCCTCGGAACATACGGCTCTCTGAAGCCCCCTCCCATGGTCTTCCGATTAATCAATATGATCCCGGGTGTTCCGGTGCGAAAAGCTATCGACTATTTGCCCAGGAGGTGCTATCCCGTGGCTAA
- the trhO gene encoding oxygen-dependent tRNA uridine(34) hydroxylase TrhO, giving the protein MPRDSKSVVSFYQFFPLAHPQGFRTILQTEADRLEITGTVLLAQEGVNASICGNRAQAEQFMELLSSLWSTRFEIVNWSGVPEDIHPFRRFKVKVKSEIITMGIPTIDPVSMRGVYVSPQQWNHLISDPKTLVLDTRNEYEVAAGTFEYAANPNITRFRDFPHRASDILEETNPDQVALFCTGGIRCEKASAYLRSLGIPRVYHLKGGILSYLTQIPASQSLWTGQCFLFDDRIGIDYHGLHPTKQDT; this is encoded by the coding sequence ATGCCACGGGATTCAAAATCAGTCGTTTCTTTTTACCAGTTCTTCCCCCTGGCTCATCCCCAGGGCTTTCGGACCATCCTACAAACCGAAGCGGACCGGTTAGAAATCACCGGTACGGTATTACTTGCCCAGGAGGGTGTAAATGCCAGCATCTGCGGCAACCGAGCCCAGGCTGAGCAGTTCATGGAATTGCTTTCATCCCTGTGGTCAACCCGGTTTGAAATTGTTAACTGGTCCGGAGTACCTGAGGACATACACCCCTTCAGAAGATTCAAGGTTAAGGTAAAGTCTGAAATCATAACCATGGGTATTCCAACCATTGATCCGGTTTCCATGCGGGGAGTCTATGTTTCCCCGCAGCAGTGGAATCACCTTATTTCAGATCCTAAGACCCTGGTACTTGATACCAGAAACGAGTATGAGGTAGCAGCCGGCACCTTTGAGTATGCTGCCAACCCCAACATAACCCGGTTCCGCGACTTCCCCCACAGGGCGTCCGACATATTGGAGGAGACGAATCCGGACCAGGTTGCACTTTTTTGTACAGGAGGAATTCGGTGTGAAAAAGCATCCGCTTACCTCCGCAGCCTCGGGATTCCACGGGTGTACCATCTAAAGGGTGGTATCTTGTCCTACCTCACCCAAATACCGGCATCCCAGAGCCTTTGGACGGGCCAGTGTTTTCTTTTTGACGATCGGATTGGGATAGATTACCATGGCCTTCACCCGACTAAACAGGATACCTGA
- a CDS encoding (deoxy)nucleoside triphosphate pyrophosphohydrolase, which yields MNTLVVAAAICIDTSGRILLGRRRPTKKNAGLWELPGGKVESEETAPEALVRELREELGIESRIIRHYMDSASPTQTGTLLLTCFLVELHNPAVQSTDHDLLQWYSPHELARVVSDEGLVSLPDIPVLKQLLVDCN from the coding sequence TTGAACACACTAGTTGTAGCTGCAGCCATTTGTATCGATACATCCGGTAGAATTCTCCTAGGTAGGCGCCGCCCAACCAAGAAAAATGCCGGATTATGGGAGCTGCCCGGCGGAAAGGTCGAATCGGAAGAAACAGCCCCGGAAGCTCTTGTTCGCGAACTCAGGGAAGAACTTGGGATTGAAAGCAGGATAATCCGGCATTACATGGATTCTGCCTCTCCCACTCAAACCGGTACCTTACTGCTCACCTGCTTCCTTGTTGAACTCCACAACCCGGCTGTTCAATCAACCGATCATGATCTACTGCAGTGGTACTCTCCCCATGAACTTGCTAGGGTAGTTTCCGATGAAGGGCTGGTATCATTACCGGATATACCGGTCCTGAAACAGTTGCTGGTAGATTGTAATTGA
- a CDS encoding NifU family protein, with the protein MTETLADLIQRIRPALQQDGGDIELIRVTESNQVVVRLTGACNGCPMSQITLKQGIERFLKEQLPEISEVIQE; encoded by the coding sequence ATGACAGAAACCCTAGCTGATTTAATTCAAAGGATCCGTCCCGCTCTCCAGCAGGATGGTGGTGACATTGAGCTTATCCGGGTAACCGAATCAAACCAGGTTGTAGTCCGTCTTACCGGCGCCTGCAACGGATGCCCCATGTCACAAATCACGTTAAAACAGGGAATCGAACGGTTCTTGAAGGAACAGCTTCCAGAAATATCTGAGGTAATTCAAGAATGA
- the add gene encoding adenosine deaminase translates to MVSDKEKQVLSQENVMKDFPKVELHRHLEGTFSLETLYNISKKNGLDTPNSFEEFKKAVQFPKNGDPDFLLFLSKFRTDWYRSFDDVYQVVYNSVKDFKDDGLHYIELRFSPEHFSLQNNFNRLDITKLVVEAGNAAAAEIGVELTYLLTFNRSKQEEEDMISLYKKLMNLALPEVVGIDLAGDELNFPPEGFKRFFELVDSDGIPSTIHAGEVTPSSQIWTAIDTLHANRIGHGTSAINDPQLQTVLKDRGIALEQCITSNYQTGSWVDEQNHPLGRLFKSGVPVTINSDDPFIQDTSLSDDYRKTVRYFDFGVEELKKANHIAIDASFVSKERKLSLKNEFDRKVQAFVTKYAL, encoded by the coding sequence ATGGTAAGCGATAAGGAAAAACAAGTATTATCTCAAGAGAATGTTATGAAGGATTTCCCCAAGGTTGAACTCCATCGCCATCTTGAAGGAACCTTTTCCCTGGAAACTCTTTACAATATCTCCAAAAAAAACGGCCTGGATACACCCAATTCCTTTGAAGAGTTCAAAAAGGCTGTCCAGTTTCCGAAAAACGGGGATCCCGATTTTCTTCTTTTCCTTTCGAAATTTCGCACCGATTGGTACCGATCCTTCGATGATGTCTACCAAGTTGTGTACAACTCTGTAAAAGACTTCAAAGACGACGGCCTGCACTATATCGAACTCCGATTTTCCCCTGAACATTTTTCATTACAGAACAATTTCAACCGCTTAGATATTACCAAGTTAGTTGTTGAAGCCGGTAATGCAGCCGCAGCGGAGATTGGTGTTGAGTTAACCTACCTGCTTACCTTTAATAGAAGTAAACAAGAAGAGGAGGATATGATTTCCCTCTATAAGAAGCTCATGAATCTTGCTCTCCCTGAGGTGGTGGGAATTGATCTCGCAGGTGATGAACTCAACTTCCCCCCTGAGGGCTTTAAGCGCTTCTTTGAACTGGTGGATTCGGATGGTATACCTTCTACTATTCACGCAGGTGAGGTGACACCCTCTTCCCAAATATGGACAGCCATAGACACTTTACATGCCAACCGCATTGGTCATGGCACCTCAGCGATAAATGACCCCCAACTTCAAACCGTGCTCAAAGATCGGGGCATCGCCCTTGAGCAGTGCATAACATCTAACTACCAAACCGGTTCATGGGTGGATGAACAAAATCATCCATTGGGGAGGCTTTTTAAATCTGGGGTCCCGGTTACGATAAACAGTGACGATCCGTTCATCCAGGATACAAGCCTTTCAGATGATTATAGAAAAACTGTCCGGTATTTTGATTTCGGCGTTGAAGAACTAAAAAAAGCAAACCACATTGCTATTGATGCGTCCTTTGTGAGTAAGGAACGGAAACTGTCCTTGAAAAATGAATTCGATCGGAAGGTTCAGGCCTTTGTCACAAAATACGCTCTGTAA
- a CDS encoding IMPACT family protein — translation MKQLEYVIQNTISYEIEEKRSRFIATAFFIGEQTEAKEIIQSVREEHPGASHTVYAYKWGRGNTKLLGMSDDGEPRGTAGRPVLEVLKGSPITNILITVTRYFGGTKLGTGGLVRAYTRAAQEVLSHTTQVPYVSRETFSVVIPYNLHREFRDLFSRYGVGDLREEFSEEITLQGSVISESLRPLMRDITELSKGTIQVTVIEE, via the coding sequence GTGAAACAGCTTGAGTATGTTATACAGAATACTATTAGTTATGAAATAGAGGAGAAGCGGTCGCGGTTTATAGCGACCGCTTTTTTCATAGGTGAGCAGACTGAAGCAAAAGAGATCATTCAGTCGGTACGGGAGGAACATCCTGGGGCATCCCACACTGTATATGCGTATAAATGGGGTAGGGGGAATACCAAACTACTTGGTATGAGCGATGACGGAGAACCCCGGGGAACCGCCGGGCGGCCGGTCCTAGAGGTGCTTAAAGGTTCTCCCATCACCAATATCCTAATAACGGTAACCCGCTATTTTGGGGGAACGAAGCTTGGTACCGGGGGATTGGTTCGCGCATATACGAGGGCTGCTCAGGAGGTGTTGTCCCATACGACCCAAGTTCCCTATGTTTCACGTGAAACATTTTCTGTAGTGATTCCGTATAATCTACACCGAGAATTTCGGGACCTTTTTTCGCGGTACGGAGTTGGTGATTTACGGGAGGAGTTTTCCGAAGAGATAACACTTCAGGGATCGGTAATATCTGAGAGCTTGAGGCCCTTGATGCGAGATATCACCGAGCTTTCCAAGGGTACTATTCAAGTAACCGTAATCGAAGAGTAG
- the gyrA gene encoding DNA topoisomerase (ATP-hydrolyzing) subunit A, producing the protein MIENRGRVIPIAIEDEVKTSYLNYAMSVIISRALPDVRDGLKPVHRRILHGMNEMGLRSDKAPKKSARIVGDVLGKFHPHGDQSVYDALVRLAQEFSMRYPLVNGQGNYGSVDGDPPAAMRYTEARMHKLAEEMLRDIKKETVDFVPNYDDSMEEPSVLPAALPYLLVNGASGIAVGMATNIPPHNLNEVAAAIGAYIDNPEITIDGLMKFISGPDFPTGGTIFGRKGIRDAYTKGRGKITVRSKFSIESTNSGKDVIIFHEIPYQVNKANLMIRIADLVRDKIIDGISDMRDESDRDGLRVVIELKRGASPKIVLNHLFTHTQLQVNFNVNSLALVNGKPEVLNLKDMIVHFVSHRRDVIIRRTKYDLRKAEERAHILEGLKIALENIDEVIKIIKESENVDTARTRLMNRFGLSEIQAQAILDMRLQKLTSLETKKILEELREILALIQKLKDLLASEQKILGVVKEETVELAGKFGDPRRTDIIRDEVEEINIEDLIQKEDMVVLISHRGYIKRVPFSAYRVQGRGGRGSSSATLRDDDFIQQLFIANTHDYIMIISSEGKAYWLKVHEIPEGSRTSKGQHIRALLQINVNEEVAAVVSLKDFLEDEFIFFATSRGMVKRVKTSEFRNAKTRGIVAMTLHGDDKIVSAIHTTGEQDITLVSRLGKGLRMAPSEVRVMGRTAQGVGGMKLASADELASAIEVDDETKIIFVTENGWGKRMLAGELSPHGRNTSGQRVYNCSDLTGEVVGAMKVGDDDLVIAMTSQGTTIKMISDTISLLGRNTRGVRIVSLVKPDFVVGIDTATREDEEAEDEDIQDPRTLENPEDPEEETLPEEDEEDLDNPQDE; encoded by the coding sequence ATGATTGAAAACCGTGGAAGAGTTATACCTATCGCAATTGAGGATGAGGTTAAAACCTCGTATCTGAATTATGCAATGTCAGTAATTATATCGCGAGCACTACCCGATGTACGGGATGGGTTAAAGCCCGTACACCGCAGAATTTTGCACGGTATGAACGAGATGGGTCTTCGGTCCGATAAGGCCCCGAAAAAGAGTGCCAGAATCGTCGGTGACGTTCTGGGTAAGTTTCATCCCCATGGTGATCAAAGCGTATACGATGCCTTGGTTCGTCTCGCCCAAGAATTCTCCATGCGCTATCCCTTGGTCAACGGACAGGGTAACTATGGCTCCGTTGACGGGGATCCACCTGCAGCGATGCGGTATACCGAAGCTCGGATGCATAAACTTGCTGAAGAGATGTTGCGGGATATCAAAAAGGAAACGGTTGATTTCGTTCCTAACTATGATGACTCCATGGAGGAGCCCTCCGTATTGCCCGCAGCCTTACCCTACCTTCTGGTGAACGGGGCAAGCGGAATTGCCGTGGGCATGGCCACCAATATACCACCCCATAACCTAAATGAGGTGGCCGCGGCTATTGGCGCGTATATCGATAATCCCGAGATAACTATTGACGGATTAATGAAGTTTATTTCTGGTCCTGACTTTCCTACCGGTGGAACAATTTTCGGACGCAAGGGAATACGCGACGCCTACACGAAGGGTCGTGGAAAAATAACCGTCCGTTCTAAATTTTCCATAGAATCTACAAATTCTGGGAAAGATGTCATTATCTTCCACGAAATACCCTACCAGGTGAATAAAGCCAATCTCATGATTCGGATTGCCGATTTGGTGCGTGATAAGATTATCGATGGCATCTCTGATATGAGGGATGAGTCCGACCGGGACGGTCTGCGTGTCGTAATAGAGTTAAAACGGGGAGCGAGTCCCAAGATCGTTCTGAACCACTTGTTCACCCACACCCAGCTCCAGGTCAATTTCAACGTGAATAGCCTCGCCCTGGTAAACGGAAAGCCGGAAGTACTAAATCTAAAGGATATGATCGTTCACTTCGTCTCGCATCGTAGAGATGTGATTATCCGGAGGACGAAGTATGACTTACGGAAGGCGGAGGAACGCGCCCACATATTAGAAGGTCTCAAGATTGCTCTGGAAAACATTGATGAGGTAATTAAAATCATCAAGGAATCAGAGAATGTTGACACCGCCCGAACGCGCCTCATGAATCGTTTCGGCCTATCTGAGATCCAGGCTCAGGCGATTCTTGATATGCGATTGCAGAAGCTTACAAGCTTGGAAACCAAAAAGATTCTTGAAGAGCTCCGGGAAATATTGGCCCTAATTCAGAAACTAAAGGATCTTCTAGCAAGCGAACAGAAAATCCTCGGTGTTGTAAAGGAAGAAACGGTTGAGCTTGCCGGAAAGTTTGGGGACCCGAGAAGAACGGATATTATTCGTGACGAGGTAGAGGAGATTAATATTGAAGATCTTATCCAGAAAGAGGATATGGTCGTCTTAATATCTCACCGCGGTTATATCAAAAGGGTACCGTTTAGCGCTTATCGCGTACAAGGCCGGGGAGGAAGAGGCTCAAGCTCGGCTACCCTCCGGGATGACGATTTTATTCAACAGCTTTTCATTGCCAATACCCATGATTACATCATGATTATTTCTTCTGAGGGTAAGGCATACTGGCTTAAGGTGCATGAAATTCCCGAGGGATCGAGGACCAGCAAGGGTCAACATATCCGGGCCCTGCTCCAGATCAACGTTAACGAGGAAGTGGCAGCGGTGGTTTCCTTAAAGGACTTCCTTGAAGATGAGTTTATCTTCTTCGCCACGAGTCGCGGAATGGTGAAAAGGGTCAAAACCTCGGAGTTCAGGAATGCAAAAACCCGAGGTATTGTAGCTATGACCCTCCATGGCGATGATAAGATTGTTTCTGCAATCCATACCACCGGGGAACAAGATATCACTCTTGTGAGTCGACTTGGGAAGGGCCTCAGAATGGCGCCATCAGAGGTGAGGGTTATGGGACGTACGGCCCAAGGCGTGGGTGGAATGAAACTTGCGTCTGCTGATGAGCTGGCATCAGCCATCGAGGTTGATGATGAAACAAAGATCATTTTCGTTACGGAAAACGGATGGGGAAAACGGATGTTGGCAGGAGAACTCTCACCCCATGGGCGAAACACCAGCGGACAGAGGGTGTATAATTGCTCCGATTTAACCGGTGAGGTGGTCGGCGCCATGAAGGTTGGAGATGATGATCTTGTTATTGCTATGACCAGCCAGGGTACAACCATAAAGATGATCTCGGATACCATCAGCCTTCTCGGCAGAAATACACGTGGGGTGCGGATTGTTTCCCTGGTAAAACCCGACTTTGTAGTTGGAATTGATACCGCAACCCGGGAGGATGAGGAAGCAGAGGACGAGGATATTCAGGATCCAAGAACCCTTGAGAATCCAGAGGATCCCGAGGAAGAGACCCTCCCGGAAGAAGACGAGGAAGACCTGGATAATCCTCAAGATGAGTAG